A single region of the Mycobacterium avium subsp. avium genome encodes:
- a CDS encoding cytochrome C oxidase subunit IV family protein, producing MSVKFNKRLMIVWLVLSALTLAYLGIDHSAGGSRKAGAVVTASVIVIALVKVRIIFREFMEVRNAPVLLCRLTDAWVVIMAAAMLGCYFIGMTV from the coding sequence GTGAGCGTGAAATTCAACAAGCGGTTGATGATCGTCTGGCTGGTGCTGTCGGCGCTGACGCTGGCCTACCTGGGGATAGATCATTCCGCCGGGGGATCCCGCAAGGCCGGCGCGGTGGTCACCGCGAGCGTCATCGTGATCGCACTCGTCAAGGTGCGCATCATTTTTCGCGAGTTCATGGAGGTGCGCAACGCGCCGGTGCTGCTGTGCCGGCTCACCGATGCCTGGGTGGTGATCATGGCCGCGGCGATGCTCGGCTGCTACTTCATCGGGATGACCGTTTGA
- a CDS encoding TetR/AcrR family transcriptional regulator, translated as MTSASSGASSGASSGARRIGAPDAKNRGLLLDAAERLMLEEGYAAVTSRRLASRAGLKPQLVHYYFRTMEELFLEVFRRRAEEGLAVQAQALQSDQPLWAVWRFGTDPAFTQISMEFMALANHRKDMRAEIAYYAERFRDEQQRAVAAALERYGVQNRDVPPVVWTVLMTSLSRFLVLEQAIGMSSGHAETVQLVESYLRRLEGEPKPIAGVPSSWTVHQGRIEQSTPLGPSLDTTTAPSTVRSQ; from the coding sequence ATGACATCGGCCTCTTCGGGAGCCTCGTCCGGGGCCTCTTCGGGAGCCCGCAGGATCGGGGCGCCGGACGCGAAAAACCGTGGTCTGCTGCTCGATGCCGCCGAGCGGTTGATGCTCGAAGAGGGTTATGCGGCGGTGACTTCGCGGCGCCTGGCGAGCCGGGCGGGATTGAAACCTCAACTGGTGCACTACTACTTCCGCACCATGGAGGAGTTGTTCCTCGAGGTTTTCCGCCGCCGTGCCGAGGAAGGCCTTGCGGTGCAGGCGCAAGCGCTGCAGTCCGATCAGCCGTTGTGGGCGGTGTGGCGGTTCGGCACGGATCCCGCCTTCACCCAGATATCGATGGAATTCATGGCGCTGGCCAACCACCGTAAAGACATGCGGGCCGAAATCGCTTACTACGCAGAACGTTTCCGCGACGAACAACAACGGGCGGTGGCCGCCGCGCTGGAGCGTTACGGGGTGCAGAACAGGGACGTGCCGCCGGTGGTGTGGACCGTGCTGATGACCAGCTTGTCCCGCTTCCTGGTGCTCGAGCAGGCGATCGGCATGTCGAGCGGGCACGCCGAAACCGTGCAGCTGGTCGAGAGTTACCTGCGCCGGCTGGAAGGTGAGCCGAAGCCGATCGCGGGTGTGCCGTCGTCCTGGACGGTTCACCAGGGCCGGATCGAGCAGAGCACGCCCTTGGGGCCGTCCTTGGATACCACGACGGCTCCGTCGACCGTCAGATCGCAGTGA
- a CDS encoding TetR/AcrR family transcriptional regulator, with translation MGTARQAVSDEQFWLVEHSPARTRVLDAALDLFAANGVSGTSLQMIADAVGITKAAVYHQFRTKEQIVIAVTERELGRLVPALEEAEAHDDGPQARDALLVRVIEMAVRDRRLVRTLQFDPVVVRLLAEHEPFQRFMDRLYRVLLSDAGLDGRIEAAMFSGALSTAVMHPLVVDIDDETLLDRVTDLSRRLLGLPRKPVE, from the coding sequence GTGGGCACAGCACGGCAGGCGGTCAGCGATGAGCAGTTCTGGCTCGTCGAGCACAGCCCTGCCCGGACGCGGGTGCTCGACGCCGCCCTGGATCTGTTCGCCGCGAACGGTGTCAGCGGTACGTCGCTGCAGATGATCGCCGACGCGGTCGGCATCACGAAAGCCGCTGTCTACCACCAGTTCCGAACCAAGGAGCAGATCGTCATCGCCGTGACCGAGCGAGAACTGGGCCGGCTGGTGCCGGCGCTCGAGGAGGCCGAAGCGCACGATGACGGGCCGCAAGCCCGGGACGCCTTGTTGGTGCGGGTGATCGAGATGGCGGTTCGTGACCGCCGATTGGTGCGCACGCTGCAGTTCGATCCCGTGGTCGTCCGGTTGCTGGCCGAGCACGAGCCGTTTCAACGGTTCATGGATCGCCTGTATCGGGTGCTGCTGAGCGATGCGGGTCTCGACGGGCGGATCGAGGCCGCCATGTTCTCGGGAGCGCTCAGCACCGCGGTCATGCATCCGCTGGTCGTCGACATCGACGACGAGACATTGCTGGACCGGGTCACCGATCTAAGCCGCCGCCTGCTCGGCCTGCCTCGCAAGCCCGTCGAGTAA
- a CDS encoding cytochrome P450: MSNFDSIDFFTDPSLVPDPHPYFDYLRSQNPVLRLPHYGVVAITGYEEATEVYKDPETFSNIVALGGPFPPLPFTPEGDDISAQIDAHRSSFPMFEHMVTMDPPEHTKARSVLAKLLTPSRLKQNEEFMWRLADRQLDEFLHNGECEFIAEYSKPFATLVIADLLGVPEEDHTQFRTVLGADRPGARVGALDHETVGINPLEWLDDKFCNYIEERRREPRADVLTFLAEAKYPDGSTPPVIEVVRSATFLFAAGQETTAKLLSAALQVLGDRPDIQQQLREDRSLIPAFIEESLRMESPVKSDSRLARRATAIGGVDIPAGTVVMILPGAANRDPRRFENPHEFDLRRKNVREHMAFARGVHSCPGGPLARVEGRVSIERILDRMPHIEINETHHGPAGDRRYTYEPTYILRGLSELHLTFTTADAVAPVG; this comes from the coding sequence ATGAGCAATTTCGACTCGATCGACTTCTTCACCGATCCGTCGCTGGTCCCAGATCCGCACCCGTACTTCGACTACCTGCGCAGCCAGAACCCGGTGCTGCGGCTGCCGCACTACGGCGTCGTCGCGATCACCGGCTACGAAGAGGCCACCGAGGTCTACAAGGACCCGGAGACGTTCTCCAACATCGTCGCCCTCGGCGGGCCCTTCCCGCCGCTGCCCTTCACGCCCGAAGGCGACGACATCAGCGCCCAGATCGATGCGCACCGCAGTTCGTTCCCGATGTTCGAGCACATGGTCACCATGGATCCGCCGGAGCACACCAAGGCCCGTTCGGTGCTGGCCAAACTGCTGACCCCGAGCCGGCTGAAGCAAAACGAGGAGTTCATGTGGCGCCTCGCCGACCGCCAGCTCGACGAGTTCCTACACAACGGTGAATGCGAGTTCATCGCCGAATACTCAAAGCCGTTCGCCACCTTGGTGATTGCCGACCTGCTCGGCGTGCCCGAGGAAGACCACACCCAGTTCCGCACCGTCTTGGGCGCCGACCGTCCCGGCGCGCGGGTGGGCGCCCTGGACCACGAGACGGTCGGCATCAACCCGCTGGAATGGCTCGACGACAAGTTCTGCAACTACATCGAGGAGCGGCGGCGCGAGCCGCGCGCGGACGTGCTGACCTTCCTGGCGGAGGCGAAATATCCGGACGGATCCACGCCCCCGGTCATCGAGGTCGTCCGCTCGGCGACGTTCCTGTTCGCCGCCGGTCAGGAGACCACCGCCAAGCTGCTCAGCGCGGCCCTGCAAGTGCTCGGCGACCGGCCCGACATCCAGCAACAGCTTCGGGAGGACCGCAGCCTCATCCCCGCATTCATCGAGGAGTCACTGCGGATGGAGAGCCCGGTGAAAAGCGATTCCCGCTTGGCGCGCAGGGCGACCGCCATCGGCGGCGTCGACATCCCCGCCGGCACGGTGGTGATGATCCTGCCCGGGGCCGCCAACCGCGACCCGCGCCGGTTCGAGAACCCACACGAATTCGACTTGCGGCGCAAGAACGTTCGCGAACACATGGCGTTCGCCCGTGGCGTCCACTCCTGTCCGGGCGGGCCGCTGGCCCGGGTCGAGGGACGGGTGTCGATCGAGCGCATCCTGGACCGGATGCCGCACATCGAGATCAACGAAACTCACCACGGTCCGGCCGGCGACCGCCGCTACACCTACGAGCCGACCTACATCTTGCGGGGGTTGAGCGAACTGCACCTGACGTTCACCACCGCGGACGCCGTCGCGCCGGTGGGCTGA
- a CDS encoding cytochrome c oxidase subunit 3 family protein codes for MTELAERRATTRFVPGQPDMWAFVLFETLVFTAYFGFYLFYRARNPELFLHSQAHLDLRIGVSNTLVLLLSSWSVARCVQSARAGVYRAALRDVYITAAFAAVFLFFKVFEWARLVRTGNGLDSNDFFTYYFFLTGIHFVHLLIGFVALGVVVYQLRSPARCSQELVETCATYWHTVDFLWVLIFALLYVVR; via the coding sequence ATGACCGAGCTGGCCGAGCGGCGCGCGACAACCCGGTTCGTGCCGGGGCAGCCGGACATGTGGGCCTTCGTGCTGTTCGAAACCCTGGTCTTCACCGCGTATTTCGGTTTCTACCTGTTCTATCGCGCCCGTAACCCCGAGCTGTTTCTGCACTCCCAGGCGCACCTGGACCTGCGGATCGGCGTGTCCAACACCCTGGTGCTGCTGCTGAGCTCGTGGTCGGTGGCGCGCTGCGTGCAGTCGGCGCGGGCCGGTGTCTACCGGGCGGCGCTGCGCGACGTGTACATCACGGCCGCCTTCGCCGCGGTGTTTTTGTTCTTCAAGGTGTTCGAGTGGGCCCGGCTGGTGCGCACCGGAAACGGGTTGGACAGCAACGACTTCTTCACCTACTACTTCTTTCTCACCGGCATCCACTTCGTGCATCTGCTGATCGGGTTCGTCGCGCTCGGCGTCGTCGTCTACCAGCTGCGCAGCCCGGCCCGCTGCTCGCAGGAGCTCGTCGAAACCTGCGCGACCTATTGGCACACCGTCGATTTCCTGTGGGTACTCATCTTCGCGTTGCTGTATGTGGTGAGGTGA